The Nitrospirota bacterium genome includes a window with the following:
- a CDS encoding tetratricopeptide repeat protein: protein MAQEASAAFQYGVQAFQERDYAAAVRYFQNAVKQQPNSPVAQAALAFLADATALAGRTDASRSEAINVYRVLIRDYPGTPNAVRAEWRVGDLYNELGWHHEALATYERAAAHAQSGYDADRALLGQGVTFMALEKWREAEQALDTLRRRTADEGIVMRATLGTATALYQQGRIQEAQPLFDFCYRRWPAFVKRDPGSLLRFASTLFETGRLHLARHIYSTFYNLYPRHADAPSALVSIGDTFQKSGLRHQAEIFYTSALTLYPGTPTEPLAKLRLVQLGLEAVADAEGNLLRLTVESAMRGEPAPYLDPAEQRETLRTIAARYADNVLASEALFRLGEHYESAGDRMQAIQAYQDVTKRSGRIEGDPWPETAASRIATILRPWMEAAFKAGDDLTAVTLFHRHGALADRVYLGQELLLNVADAHRRLGFTAQATRLYQTILREPKGRPFLEQALIGLGRTYLAQHDPAAARKVFERYRLQFPVGRSTPEALGLLVKAMRQQGDRSGAIRVCRRWLRLYERHPDRPDMLILLARTLAEAGKSDEALLVYEEAWRTGSFRDAAALLEFGDLLAKVQQYDRAVGLYRQVLAARPRPDQAQWARLQLGRIQLMQKNYREAESLFKQVGAVDDPLMRRVSTTLLQQIRPRVQKKGR from the coding sequence TTGGCACAAGAGGCGAGCGCCGCGTTCCAATACGGGGTCCAAGCGTTTCAGGAACGTGACTACGCCGCTGCCGTGCGATATTTTCAGAATGCCGTCAAGCAACAGCCGAACAGTCCGGTGGCCCAGGCTGCGTTGGCCTTCCTCGCCGACGCGACCGCGCTGGCTGGCCGGACGGACGCCAGTCGATCTGAAGCCATCAACGTGTATCGCGTGCTGATTCGCGATTATCCCGGGACGCCGAATGCGGTGCGCGCGGAGTGGCGAGTCGGCGATCTGTACAACGAACTCGGATGGCACCACGAAGCCCTCGCCACGTACGAGCGCGCGGCGGCTCACGCACAGTCCGGCTATGACGCCGATCGCGCTCTGCTCGGACAGGGCGTCACGTTCATGGCGCTCGAAAAATGGCGCGAAGCCGAGCAGGCGCTCGACACTCTGCGCCGGCGGACGGCAGACGAGGGCATCGTCATGCGCGCGACCCTGGGGACGGCGACCGCGCTCTACCAGCAGGGGCGCATCCAGGAGGCGCAGCCGCTGTTCGACTTCTGCTATCGCCGCTGGCCAGCGTTCGTCAAACGGGATCCCGGTTCCTTGCTGCGCTTTGCTTCCACGTTGTTCGAAACCGGCAGGCTCCATCTGGCTAGGCACATCTATAGCACGTTCTACAACCTCTATCCGCGCCATGCTGATGCTCCGTCCGCGCTCGTTTCGATAGGGGATACGTTCCAGAAGTCCGGGCTCCGGCACCAGGCGGAAATCTTTTACACATCAGCCCTGACCTTGTATCCCGGCACGCCGACCGAACCGCTTGCAAAGCTGCGATTGGTCCAGCTCGGATTGGAAGCGGTTGCCGACGCCGAGGGCAACCTGCTGCGACTGACCGTCGAGAGCGCGATGCGTGGGGAGCCGGCGCCGTACCTCGATCCCGCGGAGCAGCGGGAGACCCTTCGTACGATTGCGGCCCGGTATGCGGACAACGTCCTGGCAAGCGAAGCGCTGTTTCGCTTGGGCGAGCATTACGAATCCGCCGGAGACCGGATGCAGGCGATTCAGGCGTATCAGGATGTCACAAAGCGGTCGGGACGCATCGAAGGCGATCCCTGGCCGGAGACCGCCGCATCGCGGATCGCAACCATTCTTCGCCCTTGGATGGAAGCAGCCTTCAAAGCAGGAGATGACCTCACGGCCGTGACGTTGTTCCATCGACATGGGGCGCTTGCCGATCGGGTCTATCTGGGACAGGAGTTGCTCCTGAACGTGGCGGATGCCCACCGACGCCTCGGATTCACAGCCCAGGCCACCCGTCTGTACCAAACCATCCTTCGTGAGCCGAAAGGGAGGCCGTTTCTTGAACAGGCGCTGATCGGACTGGGCCGGACGTATCTCGCGCAGCATGATCCCGCCGCGGCTCGAAAAGTGTTCGAGCGATACCGGCTCCAATTCCCGGTGGGACGATCCACACCCGAGGCGCTGGGGCTCCTGGTGAAAGCGATGCGACAACAGGGCGATCGGAGTGGGGCCATCCGGGTGTGTCGCCGATGGCTGCGTCTGTACGAGCGCCATCCTGATCGGCCGGACATGCTGATTCTCCTCGCCAGGACGTTGGCGGAGGCGGGGAAATCCGATGAGGCGCTCCTTGTATACGAAGAAGCCTGGCGGACGGGATCTTTCCGAGACGCGGCCGCATTACTCGAATTCGGGGACTTGCTCGCGAAGGTGCAACAATACGACCGTGCCGTCGGGCTGTACCGGCAGGTCTTGGCGGCAAGGCCGCGGCCTGATCAGGCGCAGTGGGCACGGCTGCAACTGGGGCGAATCCAGCTCATGCAAAAGAACTATCGCGAAGCTGAATCGCTGTTCAAGCAGGTCGGCGCCGTGGACGATCCGCTCATGCGGCGAGTGTCGACGACCCTGCTGCAACAGATCCGTCCTCGAGTTCAGAAGAAAGGAAGGTGA
- a CDS encoding sigma-54 dependent transcriptional regulator → MSQPHVLVVDDDPAVVDVLSETLVAEGYQVTTVADGQTAIQVVKDTPVQVVVTDLQMPGMDGLEVLERLSRIDAKIVAIMMTGYGTIDYAVRAMKAGAFDFITKPFECDAVAAVVGKAIEFQRLRQENRLLRKAVRDQYRFENLIGASEAMRGVLDFVERVADSDSTVLIMGESGTGKELVARMLHFNSYRRGRPLVPVNCGAIPENLLESELFGHEKGAFTGAAYTRMGRFELAHGGTIFLDEIAEMPVSLQAKLLRVLQERCFERVGGTKTITVDVRVIAATNQDLEQAVQEKKFRHDLYYRLNVIPVHIPPLRERRSDIPSLVNHFIHRFNQVKQTSIQGIEPEALAQLAAYDWPGNIRELENLIERLVVLKKSGTIGFADLPEKIARQAPSRSAQSERFIHFGERGINLAKELEQYENRLIVEALRQANGITSKAAQLLHLNRTTLVEKLKRKGFDPKTQAYSFQN, encoded by the coding sequence ATGAGTCAACCCCATGTTCTCGTTGTCGATGACGACCCGGCGGTCGTAGATGTCTTGAGCGAAACACTCGTGGCCGAAGGATACCAGGTCACGACCGTTGCCGACGGCCAGACGGCGATTCAAGTCGTCAAGGATACACCTGTACAGGTCGTAGTCACCGATCTGCAGATGCCGGGTATGGACGGGCTGGAGGTTTTGGAGCGGCTCTCACGAATCGACGCAAAGATCGTCGCGATCATGATGACCGGTTACGGCACCATCGATTACGCCGTGCGGGCAATGAAAGCCGGCGCGTTCGATTTCATCACGAAACCGTTCGAGTGCGACGCGGTTGCGGCGGTGGTCGGGAAGGCGATCGAATTTCAGCGCCTCCGTCAAGAGAATCGCCTGCTGCGCAAGGCAGTCCGCGATCAATACCGTTTCGAAAACTTGATCGGCGCCAGCGAGGCGATGCGCGGCGTGTTGGATTTTGTGGAGAGGGTGGCCGACAGCGATAGCACCGTGCTCATTATGGGAGAAAGCGGGACGGGGAAGGAATTGGTCGCCAGGATGTTGCACTTTAACAGTTACCGCCGGGGGCGTCCGCTCGTGCCCGTGAACTGTGGGGCGATACCCGAGAATCTGTTGGAATCAGAGTTGTTCGGCCATGAAAAGGGGGCGTTCACCGGGGCAGCTTACACCAGAATGGGGCGGTTCGAATTGGCACACGGCGGGACCATCTTTCTTGATGAAATCGCGGAGATGCCTGTTTCCCTGCAGGCGAAGCTGCTGCGCGTGTTGCAGGAGCGGTGTTTTGAACGTGTCGGCGGAACCAAGACCATTACGGTGGACGTCCGTGTCATCGCCGCAACCAATCAGGATCTGGAGCAGGCGGTCCAGGAGAAGAAGTTCCGGCATGATTTGTACTACCGTCTGAACGTGATTCCTGTCCACATTCCTCCGCTGCGCGAGCGGCGAAGCGACATTCCGTCGCTCGTCAATCATTTCATTCACCGGTTCAACCAGGTCAAGCAGACCTCGATTCAAGGGATTGAGCCGGAAGCGCTAGCGCAGTTGGCGGCCTACGACTGGCCGGGAAATATCAGAGAACTGGAAAACCTGATCGAGCGACTCGTGGTACTGAAGAAGTCGGGGACGATCGGCTTCGCCGACCTGCCGGAAAAAATCGCGCGACAAGCGCCCAGTCGATCCGCGCAGAGTGAGAGGTTCATTCACTTTGGCGAACGGGGCATCAACCTGGCCAAGGAACTCGAGCAATACGAGAATCGGCTGATCGTCGAAGCCTTGCGCCAGGCTAACGGGATCACCAGTAAGGCTGCTCAACTGTTGCACCTCAATCGGACGACGCTGGTGGAAAAGCTGAAGCGGAAAGGATTCGATCCCAAGACTCAGGCCTATTCGTTTCAGAACTGA
- a CDS encoding sigma-54 dependent transcriptional regulator: protein MEHERILVIDDDEGLLHLLKMRLSAMGFHVTPCTTGQEAVAAARKDVYDLAITDLRLRGEDGLDVAEELLRIHPGLPVLILTAHGSIPNAVEAMQRGACGYLTKPFDDKDLRATIDKALSQQRMSREIQRLKSLVKELYGLENVVARSAAMQRLFQQVAQVADSDATICLFGETGTGKEVLARVIHTNSRRARGPFVALNCAAIPETLFESELFGHVRGAFTNAHGPKRGLFQSANGGTLFLDEIGEMPLSMQVKLLRAVQEREVKEVGADYSTKVDVRIIAATNKDLGEAVKAGTFRNDLYYRIQVVPLTIPPLRERRDDIPILAQHFLKQSTQRMNKDIRGFTPAAMQKLMLYPWPGNVRELENAIEKAVVMSQQDMITPDLLPSVSVSGDAPLKPLTEAKEDFERNYLKQVLQLTGGNISRAAQFAGRYRADFYKMLKKYGLHPANTKSKPEVELEDTEEEGNLTQA, encoded by the coding sequence ATGGAACACGAACGTATTCTTGTCATCGACGACGACGAAGGATTGTTGCATCTCCTGAAGATGCGGCTCTCCGCAATGGGGTTCCACGTGACGCCCTGCACCACCGGTCAGGAAGCCGTCGCCGCCGCGCGGAAAGATGTCTACGATTTGGCCATCACCGACCTGCGGTTGAGAGGCGAGGATGGTCTCGATGTGGCGGAAGAACTGCTTCGGATTCACCCGGGCCTGCCGGTGCTGATTCTGACGGCGCACGGTAGCATTCCGAACGCCGTCGAAGCCATGCAGCGCGGCGCATGTGGGTACCTCACCAAACCGTTCGACGACAAGGATCTCCGGGCGACCATCGACAAGGCGCTGTCGCAGCAACGTATGAGTAGAGAGATCCAGCGGCTCAAGTCGCTGGTCAAGGAACTGTACGGCCTCGAGAACGTGGTGGCGCGGAGCGCCGCCATGCAGCGGCTCTTCCAGCAGGTGGCCCAAGTGGCGGACTCGGATGCGACGATCTGTCTCTTCGGCGAGACGGGGACAGGCAAGGAGGTGCTGGCTCGGGTGATTCATACGAACAGCCGGCGCGCCCGCGGGCCGTTCGTCGCCCTCAATTGCGCGGCCATTCCGGAGACCCTGTTCGAAAGCGAGCTATTCGGGCACGTCCGCGGCGCCTTCACCAACGCGCACGGACCCAAGCGCGGGCTGTTTCAGAGCGCGAACGGCGGCACGTTGTTTCTCGACGAGATCGGCGAGATGCCGCTGTCCATGCAGGTCAAGCTGCTGCGGGCGGTGCAGGAGCGAGAGGTGAAGGAGGTCGGGGCCGACTATTCGACCAAGGTCGATGTGAGAATCATCGCGGCGACGAACAAAGATCTCGGAGAGGCGGTGAAGGCGGGGACGTTCCGGAACGATTTGTATTATCGGATCCAGGTCGTCCCGCTTACGATTCCGCCGTTGCGCGAGCGGCGCGATGACATTCCGATCCTAGCGCAGCACTTCCTGAAGCAGAGCACGCAGCGGATGAATAAAGACATCCGTGGATTCACGCCGGCCGCTATGCAGAAACTGATGCTGTATCCCTGGCCGGGAAATGTGCGCGAGTTGGAAAACGCGATCGAGAAAGCGGTGGTCATGTCCCAACAAGACATGATTACCCCGGATTTGCTTCCGTCCGTGAGCGTCTCGGGCGACGCGCCGTTGAAGCCGCTGACCGAGGCAAAGGAGGATTTCGAGCGCAACTACCTGAAGCAGGTTCTGCAGTTGACCGGAGGGAACATTTCCCGCGCCGCCCAGTTTGCCGGCCGATATCGAGCCGATTTTTACAAGATGCTCAAGAAATACGGCCTCCATCCCGCCAACACCAAGAGCAAGCCCGAAGTCGAGTTGGAGGATACCGAAGAAGAAGGCAATCTCACCCAGGCGTAG
- a CDS encoding ATP-binding protein, with translation MAGVSIFWRLVLTSLVIIAVMVGVNLYALLQLRQLTVLSTEMVSLHYPAIETTKRLLTSLYSQIQSEKKYFAVRDATFLHNFHEEAEEFARLLRTLLTQETSPQGQQLLKDTERLQKERLALFTSEAEQTANGSKEVLAVYENRRDALTDRMTSTLQGYIGLHEARISVGVSQSRASSARAEAVTEQLALVALLFGLGLAGIASYSILRPLRRLQSHIKEIGQGNFGTPLQIVVPSDLRELVDTVNWVGKKLQQLDDMKSEFLAHVSHELRTPMASIQEGTQLLLDEIPGPLAQEQRTTLRIMSDSSRRLIHLISTILDLSKMEAGMMEYRIVPTDLKRVAEISINKVRLLADAKHIQLLMEVPSDRVWVKADFARIEQVLDNLLSNALKFSPEGGVVKLLMEPDPNTGVLLVTVADGGPGIAAEDLPHIFERFYQGRTKGKHVSPGSGLGLALAKKVVEAHGGRIWIESEVGKGTTVRFTLRLTKPGGAT, from the coding sequence GTGGCCGGTGTTTCGATTTTCTGGCGATTGGTTCTCACCTCCCTGGTTATTATTGCCGTCATGGTAGGAGTGAATCTCTATGCGCTTCTTCAGCTTCGGCAGTTGACCGTCTTGAGCACGGAAATGGTATCGCTTCACTATCCCGCGATTGAAACGACCAAACGGTTGCTTACCTCTCTCTACAGCCAGATTCAAAGCGAGAAAAAATATTTCGCCGTCCGCGATGCGACGTTTCTTCACAACTTTCACGAAGAGGCTGAAGAGTTCGCGCGGCTGCTCCGAACCTTGTTGACTCAAGAGACATCCCCACAGGGACAGCAACTCTTGAAGGACACTGAACGTCTTCAAAAAGAGCGACTGGCTTTGTTCACTTCGGAGGCGGAACAGACCGCGAACGGTTCCAAAGAGGTTCTGGCGGTGTACGAAAATCGGCGCGATGCCTTGACCGATCGCATGACCTCGACCCTGCAAGGCTATATCGGCTTGCACGAAGCGCGGATCAGCGTTGGTGTCAGTCAATCGCGTGCCAGTTCGGCGCGTGCGGAGGCGGTGACCGAGCAACTCGCCCTGGTTGCGTTGCTGTTCGGTCTCGGATTGGCGGGCATCGCCAGTTACAGCATCTTGCGCCCGCTCCGGCGTCTCCAGAGCCACATTAAGGAAATCGGGCAGGGGAATTTCGGCACGCCTTTGCAAATCGTCGTGCCGAGCGATCTGCGGGAACTGGTCGATACGGTCAATTGGGTGGGGAAGAAGCTCCAGCAGTTGGACGACATGAAGTCCGAATTCCTGGCCCACGTGTCGCACGAGTTGCGAACACCCATGGCATCGATTCAAGAGGGCACGCAATTGCTCCTGGACGAAATTCCCGGGCCGTTGGCGCAAGAGCAGCGGACGACCTTGCGCATCATGTCGGACAGCAGCCGCCGCCTCATTCATCTGATTTCGACGATTTTGGATTTGTCCAAGATGGAAGCCGGGATGATGGAATACCGGATCGTCCCGACCGATTTGAAACGGGTGGCTGAAATTTCCATCAACAAGGTTCGGCTGTTGGCCGATGCGAAGCACATCCAGTTGCTCATGGAAGTCCCATCAGATCGAGTCTGGGTCAAAGCGGATTTTGCCAGGATCGAGCAGGTGCTCGACAATCTGCTTTCCAACGCGTTGAAGTTCAGCCCGGAAGGCGGCGTGGTCAAGCTTCTGATGGAGCCCGATCCCAACACGGGTGTACTGCTGGTGACGGTCGCAGATGGGGGACCGGGGATCGCAGCCGAGGATCTTCCGCATATCTTCGAACGCTTTTACCAGGGACGGACGAAGGGCAAGCACGTTTCTCCCGGCAGCGGACTGGGCCTGGCGCTGGCGAAGAAGGTGGTCGAAGCCCACGGCGGGCGTATTTGGATTGAAAGCGAAGTGGGCAAAGGGACGACGGTGCGATTCACGCTGCGTCTCACCAAACCCGGAGGAGCGACATGA